One segment of Eretmochelys imbricata isolate rEreImb1 chromosome 5, rEreImb1.hap1, whole genome shotgun sequence DNA contains the following:
- the HEMGN gene encoding hemogen isoform X1, with translation MEGLEKDHPYSESSQQPPPAREEHTEPGAITRRLRDRELLRKRKAEAQEKDTVQWVLGERGKSKGPKRGRGAGRRRGRQQDTEPEPQPEVQEEVEKEPPEKAQGSPGHHEEEPALSVAQELSGGTQQEAVEGPPVEDTLHPVEHGEVPKSEEAGISEALNIPLENDHTDNGYYPSVLF, from the exons atggAGGGCTTAGAAAAGGACCATCCTTACTCGGAATCTTCCCAGCAGCCTCCACCAGCCAGAGAGGAACACACTGAGCCAG GGGCCATCACACGCCGCCTGAGAGACCGAGAGCTGCTGAGGAAAAGGAAAGCGGAGGCACAGGAGAAAGATACTGTCCAGTGGGTTCTGGG AGAGCGGGGAAAGAGCAAAGGGCCAAAGAGGGGCCGAGGAGCTGGAAGAAGAAGAGGCCGACAGCAGGATACAGAGCCGGAGCCTCAGCCTGAAGTGcaagaggaggtggagaaggaacCCCCAGAGAAAGCACAGGGATCTCCAGGGCACCATGAGGAGGAGCCCGCCTTATCTGTGGCTCAAGAGCTGTCTGGTGGGACTCAGCAGGAGGCCGTGGAGGGCCCCCCAGTCGAGGATACTCTGCATCCAGTAG AGCATGGGGAAGTGCCAAAGTCAGAAGAAGCGGGAATATCAGAGGCTTTGAATATCCCCCTGGAAAATGACCACACAGATAATGGATACTACCCCTCAGTTTTATTTTga
- the HEMGN gene encoding hemogen isoform X2: MEGLEKDHPYSESSQQPPPAREEHTEPGAITRRLRDRELLRKRKAEAQEKDTVQERGKSKGPKRGRGAGRRRGRQQDTEPEPQPEVQEEVEKEPPEKAQGSPGHHEEEPALSVAQELSGGTQQEAVEGPPVEDTLHPVEHGEVPKSEEAGISEALNIPLENDHTDNGYYPSVLF, from the exons atggAGGGCTTAGAAAAGGACCATCCTTACTCGGAATCTTCCCAGCAGCCTCCACCAGCCAGAGAGGAACACACTGAGCCAG GGGCCATCACACGCCGCCTGAGAGACCGAGAGCTGCTGAGGAAAAGGAAAGCGGAGGCACAGGAGAAAGATACTGTCCA AGAGCGGGGAAAGAGCAAAGGGCCAAAGAGGGGCCGAGGAGCTGGAAGAAGAAGAGGCCGACAGCAGGATACAGAGCCGGAGCCTCAGCCTGAAGTGcaagaggaggtggagaaggaacCCCCAGAGAAAGCACAGGGATCTCCAGGGCACCATGAGGAGGAGCCCGCCTTATCTGTGGCTCAAGAGCTGTCTGGTGGGACTCAGCAGGAGGCCGTGGAGGGCCCCCCAGTCGAGGATACTCTGCATCCAGTAG AGCATGGGGAAGTGCCAAAGTCAGAAGAAGCGGGAATATCAGAGGCTTTGAATATCCCCCTGGAAAATGACCACACAGATAATGGATACTACCCCTCAGTTTTATTTTga